Proteins encoded within one genomic window of Besnoitia besnoiti strain Bb-Ger1 chromosome II, whole genome shotgun sequence:
- a CDS encoding GDA1/CD39 (nucleoside phosphatase) family protein (encoded by transcript BESB_040620), translating to MSGGDRVAAIHTRARLEDARDDGAARHGLASSSSPRVSPHFSSPSTALLARWCSPDAVHVEPSHPSRWTNSVEECGDAAVPGPPTYRLLDVDAAATNARPSLLSARTSGRCSAAHLRHGMPESYFEAPSQGSFHRATSSNILDMRCGAFWKEAFWWVLAPLLFLFLWLVWSATTSIYSSEQSRVDYGIVIDAGSHGTRLTVFRWPARRFDPRHPLTGPVTIPQAVCDATPGPELSNFTDGFSDARRLFKSMLDEAQLCLTRRSVPVSSWGEVPLFVKATGGMRNLSQATRDAVMANLREALMDPTLNPFRFHPAWARVISGEEEGIYGWLAVNSVRGSLSADPEKTVGALDMGGASTQITFSPVHTSVLEDFNAVHLGDTSIHLYSHSYLGYGWSDSLNRVSTILGAETLLQRLREDPEFVRSALKKAQAGRASGPDSSLASSVRRTAVGLTGESRRPQANAGDHRPLSRRREKEDAEQQLHLAAVHPCLPRGSVRSFQMPSLAYPERRFYADMNIGQIAAFMKAAAYTKNDIMKTVKSMAPYGVEMRHALQDMQPLSRTPSAAVSFAAGGTSDQTPPDVDAAGRSESAKPPSQVHEETGTEGADTRKSLPRHRRSAADEEKTGPEEGEHGKGMQREETPEDAGRKKAADSGREGSQEADAKLQEYEDAADRGTQGGVEVTLDVKPRVAFVIRFVGSGDFETCRNIAYKLFHNSLCFINSCSFNGVYQPRLEDSKFIAFGQYSKIHGVLGLDNPPTLSQFLESTVAICGHRLKRLKAMRKRGSFRAYGDSSLHKLCWKAVWSFAVLRQGFGFPLESSQIFFASLNSTDGENDYATPGWALGSMISEVNYFPWQAPVEQYHGLFHLAAAFLLMSIILAIILYHEVSYLRKRLQRAEQSAVYETVLTAADSPHSMGAQHRIDCAPP from the exons ATGTCGGGCGGAGACCGTGTGGCAGCTATTCACACGCGAGCACGCCTGGAGGATGCTCGAGACGATGGAGCTGCACGACATGgcctcgcgtcttcctccagTCCTCGGGTCTCTCCTCATTTCTCATCGCCCTCAACCGCGTTGTTGGCAAGGTGGTGTTCTCCGGACGCTGTCCACGTAGAACCGTCCCACCCGAGTCGCTGGACAAACAGTGTCGAGGAATGTGGGGACGCCGCTGTTCCAGGCCCGCCTACATATCGTCTGCTTGACGttgacgccgccgccacgaACGCGAGGCCTTCTTTGCTTTCCGCCCGCACAAGCGGCCGCTGCTCGGCCGCACACCTGCGGCACGGTATGCCCGAGAGCTACTTTGAAGCGCCTTCGCAAGGCAGCTTCCACAGGGCAACTTCCTCGAATATTTTGGACATGCGATGCGGTGCTTTTTGGAAGGAAGCTTTTTGGTGGGTCCTCGCACCCTTGTTATTCCTTTTTCTTTGGCTCGTGTGGTCCGCCACCACATCTATCTACTCTTCAGAGCAATCTCGCGTGGACTACGGCATTGTGATCGACGCCGGCTCCCATGGAACTCGTCTCACAGTCTTTCGTTGGCCAGCGAGGCGATTCGATCCCCGCCATCCTCTAACTGGGCCTGTAACGATTCCTCAGGCCGTCTGTGACGCTACACCCGGTCCGGAGCTTAGCAACTTCACGGATGGCTTCTCTgatgcgcggcgcctctttAAATCCATGCTGGATGAGGCCCAGTTATGtctgacgcgccgcagcgtgcCGGTGTCTTCCTGGGGAGAAGTTCCACTCTTTGTGAAAGCGACAGGAGGCATGAGGAACCTGAGTCAAGCAACCCGAGACGCAGTCATGGCCAATCTCAGAGAGGCGCTCATGGACCCGACCCTAAATCCGTTCAGATTCCATCCAGCTTGGGCTCGAGTCATTtctggagaggaggaaggtaTATACGGCTGGCTCGCAGTCAACAGTGTTCGAGGCAGCCTCTCGGCGGACCCAGAAAAGACCGTCGGGGCACTTGATATGGGAGGCGCATCCACGCAAATTACATTTTCGCCTGTCCATACGTCTGTTCTGGAGGACTTCAACGCGGTGCACCTGGGCGACACATCGATTCACTTGTACTCCCACTCTTACCTCGGTTACGGCTGGTCGGACTCGTTAAATCGTGTCAGCACCATCCtgggcgcagagacgctccTTCAGCGTCTCCGAGAGGATCCGGAGTTCGTGAGGTCCGCGCTGAAAAAGGCGCAGGCTGGTCGCGCGTCCGGCCCGGACTCCTCGCTTGCCTCGTCGGTCCGCCGCACCGCCGTGGGCCTGACCGGGGAATCGAGGCGTCCTCAGGCCAACGCAGGGGACCACAGGCccctctcccgccgccgagagaaagaagacgccgagcagCAACTCCATCTCGCGGCTGTACATCCCTGTCTGCCCAGAGGGAGTGTTCGCTCCTTCCAGATGCCGTCTCTGGCTTACCCAGAACGCCGTTTCTATGCCGACATGAATATCGGGCAAATCGCAGCTTTCATGAAAGCTGCCGCGTACACAAAAAACGACATCATGAAAACGGTCAAGTCCATGGCGCCATACGGCGTCGAAATGCGGCACGCCCTTCAGGACATGCAGCCTCTCTCCCGCACTCCATCGGCAGCAGTTTCCTTTGCTGCGGGCGGTACATCTGATCAAACGCCACCCGACGTGGATGCTGCGGGGAGATCGGAGTCTGCGAAACCGCCATCTCAGGTCCACGAGGAAACAGGtacagaaggcgcagacacgcggaaGAGTTTACCACGCCACAGACGCTCGGCAGCAGATGAGGAGAAAACCGGCCCGGAGGAAGGGGAGCATGGCAAAGGAATgcagcgcgaagagacgcccGAAGATGCaggaaggaagaaggcggcagacTCCGGACGAGAAGGAAGCCAGGAAGCGGATGCGAAACTGCAGGAATATGAGGATGCTGCTGACAGAGGAACGCAGGGAGGCGTTGAAGTCACCTTAGACGTAAAGCCCAGGGTGGCATTCGTGATTCGCTTCGTTGGTAGTGGCGACTTCGAAACTTGTCGCAACATAGCCTACAA GCTCTTCCATAATTCCCTCTGTTTCATCAACAGTTGCTCCTTCAACGGTGTGTACCAGCCCCGTCTGGAAGACAGCAA GTTTATCGCGTTCGGCCAGTACAGCAAGATTCACGGTGTTCTTGGACTGGATAATCCGCCGACTCTCTCTCAGTTCCTCGAGTCCACGGTTGCCATTTGCGGGCACCGCCTAAAACGCTTGAAGGCAATGAGGAAAAGGGGCTCCTTTCGCGCGTACGGAGAT AGCTCTCTTCACAAGCTGTGCTGGAAGGCAGTGTGGAGCTTCGCCGTTTTGCGGCAGGGATTCGGCTTCCCTCTTGAATCGTCACAAATCTTCTTTGCCTCGCTCAACAGCACCGACGGCGAAAATGACTACGCCACGCCCGGATGGGCTTTGGGTTCAATGATCAGTGAAGTGAACTACTTCCCGTGGCAGGCCCCAGTGGA GCAATACCACGGTCTTTTTCACTTGGCGGCAGCTTTTCTCCTCATGTCTATCATTCTAGCTATCATCCTCTACCACGAGGTGTCATATCTGCGCAAGCGCCTGCAAAGAGCTGAGCAGTCCGCTGTCTATGAGACCGTCCTAACGGCAGCGGACTCTCCCCACTCTATGGGTGCGCAGCACCGCATTGACTGTGCACCGCCGTGA